The following are encoded together in the Deinococcus soli (ex Cha et al. 2016) genome:
- a CDS encoding thioredoxin domain-containing protein, whose translation MNRLGQESSPYLRQHADNPVAWWPWGEEAFREARERDVPVLLSVGYSTCHWCHVMAHESFEDEATAGYMNAHFVNVKVDREERPDVDAVYMAATQALTGQGGWPMTVFLTPDGAPFYAGTYFPPRDGHGLPSFTRVMASVERAWREERPKLLGNAEALTEHVREASRPRVAEGEVDAGLLERAVGNLRRVFDEALGGFGGAPKFPAPTTLDFLLTQPTGRLMALHTLRRMLAGGLHDQLGGGFHRYSVDEAWRVPHFEKMLYDNAQLTRTLLRAYQLSGDPAFAQAARGTLEYLRREMLAPDGGFYSAQDADTGGVEGLTFTWTPAEVRAVLGDADGELLCRHLGIAEPGNFLDPHRPEVGRRSVPFVALPVPDLALDLRQTEGEVAAHLDALKARLLAARAQRPQPGTDDKVLTSWNGLALAAFADAARILREPEYLEVARRNAAFIEDHLALPDGTLRHTWGGGQARVEGLMEDHALYALGLVALFQAGGDLTHLHRARELWGVVRRDFWNEEAGVFMASGGRAEPLLARQAPGFDSAVLSENAAGALLALWMHRYFADEAAEGMARRTVNAFRSDMLAAAGGFGGLWLAAAFLHAPHTEVAIVGTPGERAPLEAVAADVFLPFAVLAFTEAGGDLPVLQDRPGDGRGYVCVHHTCDLPTTDPGVFRAQLDRVASGGR comes from the coding sequence ATGAACCGTCTGGGACAGGAGAGCAGCCCGTACCTTCGTCAGCATGCGGACAACCCGGTGGCGTGGTGGCCGTGGGGCGAGGAGGCATTCCGGGAGGCGCGCGAGCGGGACGTGCCGGTGCTGCTGTCGGTGGGGTACTCGACGTGCCACTGGTGTCATGTGATGGCGCACGAGAGTTTCGAGGACGAGGCGACGGCCGGGTACATGAACGCGCACTTCGTGAACGTGAAGGTGGACCGCGAGGAGCGGCCGGACGTGGACGCGGTGTACATGGCGGCCACGCAGGCCCTGACCGGGCAGGGTGGCTGGCCGATGACGGTGTTCCTGACGCCGGACGGCGCGCCGTTCTACGCCGGGACGTACTTCCCCCCGCGCGACGGACACGGCCTGCCGAGTTTCACGCGGGTGATGGCCAGCGTGGAGCGCGCGTGGCGTGAGGAGCGCCCGAAGCTGCTGGGGAACGCCGAGGCCCTGACCGAGCATGTCCGCGAGGCCAGCCGTCCGCGCGTGGCGGAGGGTGAAGTGGACGCCGGGCTGCTGGAGCGGGCGGTGGGGAACCTGCGGCGGGTGTTCGACGAGGCGCTGGGCGGCTTTGGCGGCGCACCGAAGTTCCCGGCCCCGACGACGCTGGATTTCCTGCTGACGCAGCCCACGGGCCGCCTGATGGCGCTGCACACGCTGCGGCGCATGCTGGCGGGCGGGCTGCACGATCAGCTGGGCGGCGGGTTCCACCGCTACAGCGTGGACGAGGCGTGGCGGGTGCCGCACTTCGAGAAGATGCTGTACGACAACGCCCAGCTGACCCGCACGCTGCTGCGCGCCTACCAGCTCAGCGGGGATCCGGCGTTCGCGCAGGCGGCGCGCGGGACGCTGGAGTACCTGCGCCGCGAGATGCTCGCCCCGGACGGCGGGTTTTACTCCGCGCAGGACGCGGACACGGGGGGTGTGGAGGGCCTGACCTTCACCTGGACGCCCGCCGAGGTCAGGGCCGTGCTGGGCGACGCGGACGGCGAGCTGCTGTGCCGTCACCTGGGCATCGCGGAGCCCGGCAACTTCCTTGACCCGCACCGGCCCGAGGTGGGGCGCCGCAGCGTGCCGTTCGTGGCGCTGCCCGTCCCGGATCTGGCGCTGGACCTCCGGCAGACGGAAGGTGAGGTCGCGGCGCACCTGGACGCCCTGAAGGCCCGCCTCCTCGCGGCCCGCGCGCAGAGGCCGCAGCCGGGCACGGACGACAAGGTGCTCACCTCGTGGAACGGGCTGGCGCTGGCGGCGTTCGCGGACGCGGCCCGCATCCTCCGTGAGCCCGAGTATCTGGAGGTCGCGCGCCGGAACGCGGCGTTCATCGAGGATCACCTCGCCCTGCCGGACGGCACGCTGCGCCACACCTGGGGGGGCGGGCAGGCGCGGGTGGAGGGCCTGATGGAAGACCACGCGCTGTACGCCCTGGGGCTGGTGGCGCTGTTCCAGGCGGGCGGCGACCTGACGCACCTGCACCGCGCGCGCGAGTTGTGGGGGGTGGTGCGCCGCGACTTCTGGAACGAGGAGGCGGGCGTGTTCATGGCGTCCGGAGGCCGCGCCGAGCCGCTGCTGGCGCGGCAGGCTCCGGGTTTCGACAGCGCCGTGCTGTCCGAGAACGCGGCAGGGGCGCTGCTGGCACTGTGGATGCACCGCTACTTCGCGGACGAGGCGGCGGAGGGCATGGCGCGCCGCACCGTGAACGCCTTCCGGAGCGACATGCTGGCTGCCGCGGGCGGATTCGGTGGGCTGTGGCTGGCCGCCGCGTTCCTCCACGCCCCCCACACCGAGGTCGCCATCGTCGGCACCCCTGGGGAGCGTGCCCCGCTGGAGGCAGTGGCAGCAGACGTGTTCCTCCCCTTCGCCGTACTGGCCTTCACGGAGGCGGGTGGTGACCTGCCCGTCCTTCAGGACCGCCCCGGCGACGGGCGCGGGTACGTGTGCGTGCACCACACCTGCGACCTGCCCACCACCGACCCCGGCGTGTTCCGCGCGCAGCTGGACCGGGTGGCCAGTGGGGGCCGGTAG
- a CDS encoding chromate transporter, producing MSAPTTPAASAAPATPTPPPTPAGMLRLFVGVALVGIGGGLPAHTRRALNARGWMTDAEFAEAYTLAQLTPGPNAVNLAAMIGARLLGGAGAALAVVGILTPGLIAMLTVTAVTLGLPGGLPSGVQSGLRGAACAALGVMLTAALPVLKVTAGIRFGPTLAVITFLLLAVLRADLLLVLAGTVIVGLILHRPRSGE from the coding sequence ATGAGCGCGCCCACTACTCCGGCCGCCAGCGCCGCGCCCGCCACACCCACCCCGCCCCCCACGCCCGCCGGGATGCTGCGGCTGTTCGTGGGTGTCGCGCTGGTCGGCATCGGCGGCGGCCTGCCTGCCCACACCCGCCGCGCCCTGAACGCCCGGGGCTGGATGACCGACGCGGAATTCGCCGAGGCCTACACGCTGGCGCAGCTCACGCCCGGCCCGAACGCCGTGAACCTCGCCGCCATGATCGGCGCGCGCCTGCTGGGCGGGGCCGGCGCGGCGCTGGCGGTCGTGGGCATCCTCACGCCCGGCCTGATCGCCATGCTGACCGTCACTGCCGTCACTCTCGGCCTGCCCGGCGGCCTGCCCAGTGGCGTACAGAGCGGCCTGCGGGGCGCGGCCTGCGCGGCGCTGGGCGTCATGCTGACCGCCGCCCTGCCTGTCCTGAAGGTCACAGCGGGCATCCGCTTCGGCCCCACGCTGGCCGTGATCACCTTCCTGCTGCTCGCCGTGCTGCGCGCTGACCTGCTCCTCGTCCTGGCGGGCACCGTGATCGTCGGCCTGATCCTCCACCGCCCCCGGAGCGGCGAATGA
- a CDS encoding chromate transporter: MTADSLDILLTFARLGLVSFGGANLPEIERVLVEQKGWITPQLLANGFALGQVMPGPNMLAMTHYGFAAGGWLGAFAATLGFYGPTALLSAATMTAWQRLSRWRWLPSLRSALLPFGAGVLLAGVLVLARGSIHSWTEALIAAASFALLWRTRVNAALIVVGAAVLGAVLGL; encoded by the coding sequence ATGACCGCCGATTCCCTCGACATCCTGCTCACGTTCGCGCGGCTGGGCCTCGTGAGTTTCGGCGGCGCGAACCTCCCCGAGATCGAACGCGTGCTGGTCGAACAGAAGGGCTGGATCACGCCGCAGCTCCTCGCGAACGGCTTCGCGCTGGGGCAGGTCATGCCCGGACCGAACATGCTGGCCATGACCCACTACGGCTTCGCGGCGGGCGGCTGGCTGGGCGCGTTTGCCGCCACCCTGGGCTTCTACGGCCCCACCGCGCTGCTCAGTGCCGCTACGATGACCGCGTGGCAACGCCTGAGCCGCTGGCGCTGGCTGCCCTCCCTGCGCAGCGCGCTGCTCCCCTTCGGCGCGGGCGTCCTGCTGGCGGGCGTGCTGGTGCTGGCGCGAGGTAGCATCCACAGCTGGACCGAGGCGCTGATCGCCGCCGCCTCGTTCGCACTGCTGTGGCGCACACGCGTCAACGCCGCGCTGATCGTCGTGGGCGCCGCCGTGCTGGGCGCCGTCCTCGGCCTGTAG
- a CDS encoding spermidine synthase — MKPWVHLGSAPVPGSRDELQLWQRDTEFSIRVRAAPYDLMNSRQHGSEEALADLALAGLGAAAPRVLIGGLGMGFTLAAALRTLPGAAQVTVAELVPEVVTWNHGPLGEVAGHPLRDPRVTVAVADVAELMRAHPAGFDAILLDVDNGPEGMTRAANDALYGPRGLATARAALRPGGVLAVWSVEHVPRFTDALTRAGFTTQVHHPRARHGKGGKHTVWTGRKGG; from the coding sequence TTGAAACCCTGGGTCCACCTGGGCTCCGCGCCCGTGCCCGGCAGCCGTGACGAACTGCAGCTGTGGCAGCGCGACACCGAGTTCAGCATCCGCGTGCGCGCCGCGCCGTACGACCTGATGAACTCCCGCCAGCACGGCAGCGAGGAGGCCCTGGCCGATCTCGCCCTGGCAGGGCTGGGGGCCGCCGCGCCGCGCGTGCTGATCGGCGGGCTGGGTATGGGCTTCACCCTCGCCGCCGCGCTGCGCACCCTGCCCGGCGCGGCGCAGGTGACGGTGGCGGAACTCGTGCCGGAGGTCGTCACCTGGAACCACGGCCCGCTGGGCGAGGTGGCCGGGCATCCCCTGCGCGACCCGCGCGTGACCGTCGCAGTGGCCGACGTGGCGGAACTCATGCGCGCCCACCCCGCTGGCTTCGACGCGATCCTGCTGGACGTGGACAACGGCCCCGAGGGCATGACCCGCGCCGCGAACGACGCCCTGTACGGCCCGCGCGGCCTCGCCACCGCCCGCGCCGCCCTGCGCCCCGGCGGGGTGCTGGCCGTCTGGAGCGTCGAGCACGTCCCCCGCTTCACCGACGCCCTGACCCGCGCCGGATTCACCACCCAGGTCCATCACCCCCGCGCCCGCCACGGCAAAGGCGGCAAACACACCGTCTGGACGGGCCGAAAAGGCGGGTAG
- a CDS encoding alpha/beta hydrolase family protein — translation MTDRARGSNEQALNEEFAQFSVGGQRVYGMLHRPTGDAPAQGWPSVILLHGFTGSRTSDHRLFPLLSRHLAARGVASLRFDFRGSGESHGDFSEMTVTREVEDTLAAFDYVRRQPGIDPERVMLLGFSMGGLVAAQSAAQARPHRLALWAPALPDLWLPFLRGGFLPATITDYGGWPLGRDFLQEVTRLRPLDAAAAWGGEARVFHGDQDKTCPPEYGVRYAQALRCDAVAIPGAGHTFDNLEQVDLLFRETTRFLTGG, via the coding sequence ATGACCGACCGCGCCCGAGGCAGCAACGAACAGGCCCTGAACGAGGAATTCGCGCAGTTCAGCGTCGGCGGGCAGCGCGTGTACGGCATGCTGCACCGCCCCACCGGGGACGCCCCCGCGCAGGGCTGGCCCAGTGTGATCCTCCTGCACGGCTTCACCGGCAGCCGCACCAGCGACCACCGCCTCTTCCCGCTGCTGTCCCGGCACCTCGCCGCGCGCGGCGTCGCCAGCCTGCGCTTCGACTTCCGCGGCAGCGGCGAGAGCCACGGCGACTTCAGCGAGATGACCGTCACCCGCGAGGTCGAGGACACCCTCGCCGCGTTCGACTACGTGCGCCGCCAGCCCGGAATTGACCCGGAACGCGTCATGCTCCTCGGCTTCAGCATGGGCGGCCTCGTCGCCGCCCAGAGCGCCGCGCAGGCCCGCCCCCACCGCCTCGCCCTGTGGGCCCCCGCCCTGCCGGACCTCTGGCTGCCCTTCCTGCGCGGCGGCTTCCTGCCCGCCACGATCACCGATTATGGCGGCTGGCCGCTGGGCCGCGACTTCCTCCAGGAAGTCACCCGCCTGCGCCCCCTGGACGCCGCCGCCGCGTGGGGCGGCGAGGCCCGCGTCTTCCACGGCGACCAGGACAAAACATGCCCGCCCGAGTACGGCGTCCGCTACGCCCAGGCCCTGCGCTGCGACGCCGTCGCCATCCCCGGCGCCGGCCATACCTTCGATAACCTCGAGCAGGTGGACCTCCTCTTCCGCGAGACGACGCGGTTCCTCACCGGAGGGTGA
- the aspS gene encoding aspartate--tRNA(Asn) ligase, which produces MTTPATEPAQQRLPRTLTRDLSHHDGQTVRLQGFVHARRDLGGVQFLVLRDVSGVTQCVGSGLTLPLAESSVEVTGKVKAHPKAPGGFEVQVEDFRVISAAVEPAPVEIPKMEWNVNPETMLDYRVVTVRGLKERAALKVQAELVAAFRDHLMTEGFTEISTPKIVSAGAEGGANLFPIDYFGHPAYLAQSPQLYKQIMVGVFERVFEVAPVYRAEEHATSRHLNEYLSLDVEMGFIEDEDDVMSLENRLLAAIMTRLKTTAQAEFDLLGATIPDVPAHIPRITLMDARALVTEKYGHAVGGKDLDPEAERLLCQHYAETEGSDFVFVTKYPRAARPFYAHPDANPDGTPSSEITRGFDLLFRGIEITSGGQRIHDHAMLMDSIATYKLKPETLEGYTEVFKYGMPPHGGFAIGAERLTAKLLGISNVRYARAFPRDRHRLTP; this is translated from the coding sequence ATGACCACCCCAGCAACCGAACCGGCCCAGCAACGCCTGCCCCGCACCCTCACCCGCGACCTCAGCCACCATGACGGTCAGACCGTGCGCCTCCAGGGCTTCGTGCACGCCCGGCGCGACCTGGGCGGCGTGCAATTCCTGGTGCTGCGCGACGTGAGCGGCGTCACGCAGTGCGTCGGCAGCGGCCTGACCCTGCCGCTGGCAGAGAGCAGCGTGGAGGTCACCGGGAAGGTCAAGGCGCACCCCAAGGCCCCCGGCGGGTTCGAGGTGCAGGTCGAGGACTTCCGCGTTATCTCGGCGGCCGTGGAGCCCGCCCCGGTCGAGATTCCCAAGATGGAATGGAACGTCAACCCGGAAACCATGCTCGACTACCGCGTCGTCACCGTGCGCGGCCTGAAGGAACGCGCCGCGCTGAAAGTCCAGGCGGAACTCGTCGCCGCCTTCCGCGACCACCTGATGACTGAGGGCTTCACCGAGATCAGCACCCCCAAGATCGTCTCCGCGGGCGCCGAGGGCGGCGCGAACCTGTTCCCCATCGACTACTTCGGGCACCCCGCCTACCTCGCGCAGAGCCCGCAGCTGTACAAGCAGATCATGGTGGGCGTCTTCGAGCGCGTGTTCGAGGTCGCGCCCGTCTACCGCGCCGAGGAACACGCCACCAGCCGCCACCTCAACGAGTACCTGAGCTTGGACGTCGAGATGGGCTTCATCGAGGACGAGGACGACGTCATGAGCCTCGAAAACCGCCTCCTGGCCGCCATCATGACCCGCCTGAAGACCACCGCGCAGGCCGAGTTCGACCTGCTCGGCGCGACCATCCCCGACGTGCCCGCCCACATCCCCCGCATCACCCTCATGGACGCCCGCGCGCTGGTCACCGAGAAGTACGGGCACGCGGTGGGCGGGAAGGACCTCGACCCGGAAGCCGAGCGCCTGCTGTGCCAGCACTACGCGGAGACCGAGGGCAGCGACTTCGTGTTCGTCACGAAGTACCCCCGCGCTGCCCGCCCCTTCTATGCCCACCCGGACGCGAACCCCGACGGCACGCCCAGCAGCGAGATCACGCGCGGCTTCGACCTGCTGTTCCGCGGCATCGAGATCACGTCAGGCGGTCAGCGCATCCACGACCACGCCATGCTCATGGACTCCATCGCCACGTACAAACTCAAGCCCGAGACGCTGGAAGGCTATACCGAGGTCTTCAAGTACGGCATGCCCCCCCACGGCGGCTTCGCCATCGGCGCCGAACGCCTCACCGCCAAACTGCTGGGCATCAGCAACGTCCGCTACGCCCGCGCGTTCCCCCGCGACCGCCACCGCCTCACGCCCTGA
- a CDS encoding TetR/AcrR family transcriptional regulator, which produces MARTRQPELTRAALLDAALAVLRDHGAALSLDAVARAAGVSKGGLLHHYPTRDALLRALGFALIDDFRHKLDAAHAAELAAHGPARGAWLRAYITLTFTPDQDGEALHAALAPLAGHPALLAGLSEAQAFLLTDAEADGVPPGTAHAIRLACDGYWMGDLTGLPRLNGTQAQALRETLTAWTR; this is translated from the coding sequence ATGGCCCGTACCCGTCAGCCCGAACTCACCCGCGCCGCGCTGCTCGACGCCGCCCTGGCCGTCCTGCGTGACCACGGCGCCGCCCTGTCGCTGGACGCCGTCGCCCGCGCCGCCGGCGTCAGCAAGGGCGGCCTGCTGCACCACTACCCCACCCGCGACGCGCTGCTGCGGGCCCTGGGATTCGCGCTGATCGACGATTTCCGCCACAAGCTGGACGCGGCACACGCCGCCGAACTGGCCGCGCACGGCCCGGCGCGCGGCGCGTGGCTGCGCGCGTACATCACCCTGACCTTCACCCCCGACCAGGACGGCGAGGCGCTGCACGCGGCCCTCGCGCCGCTGGCCGGGCACCCGGCGCTGCTGGCCGGACTGAGTGAGGCGCAGGCGTTCCTGCTGACCGACGCCGAGGCAGACGGCGTGCCGCCCGGCACCGCGCACGCCATCCGGCTGGCCTGCGACGGCTACTGGATGGGTGACCTGACCGGCCTGCCACGCCTGAACGGCACGCAGGCGCAGGCCCTGCGGGAGACGCTCACCGCATGGACCCGCTGA
- a CDS encoding MFS transporter produces the protein MDPLNPGDQLSPPAHGYDPGPGWQRRFWSIFGGQALSLIGSAMTQFVLLWWITDTTGSAAALGVAGVAALLPQALLSPLGGILADRYSRRAIMITADVISAACMLVLISLFASGGVQLWHVYTMMAVRSAMQAVQTPAAGASTAMLVPASFLPRAAGLNQTLQGIMTVAAAPLGALAISVLPLGAALGIDVVTALLGIAPLLRYAVPQPRVTRLAGAGVLSDFRAGVNVVWRDAGLRRLYLLLGAVVLAVMPTFTLTPLLVKTHFGGGAGQVALMEGLSGVGMIAGGVLVAALNPRRPVVTILLSFAASCLTVALTALAPGDAFWLAVVWWVVSGVTFSFGNAPMTALLQRVIPNELQGRALSLLNMVIGLAGPVGLALAAPLGEWIGVRGVFMVGGVLSGAAALAGFLSPALRRLDAPVGPPSGEASRAR, from the coding sequence ATGGACCCGCTGAACCCAGGGGACCAGCTGAGCCCCCCGGCCCACGGGTACGATCCGGGCCCCGGCTGGCAGCGGCGCTTCTGGAGCATCTTCGGCGGGCAGGCGCTGTCGCTGATCGGGTCGGCCATGACGCAGTTCGTGCTGCTGTGGTGGATCACCGACACGACCGGCAGCGCCGCCGCGCTGGGCGTGGCGGGCGTGGCGGCGCTGCTGCCGCAGGCGCTGCTGTCCCCGCTGGGCGGGATTCTCGCCGACCGCTACAGCCGCCGCGCGATCATGATCACGGCCGACGTGATCAGCGCCGCATGCATGCTCGTGCTGATCAGCCTGTTCGCCAGCGGCGGCGTGCAGCTGTGGCACGTGTACACCATGATGGCGGTGCGCAGCGCCATGCAGGCCGTCCAGACTCCGGCAGCGGGGGCGAGTACCGCCATGCTGGTGCCCGCCAGTTTCCTGCCGCGCGCGGCGGGCCTGAACCAGACCCTCCAGGGCATCATGACGGTGGCCGCCGCGCCCCTGGGCGCCCTGGCGATCAGTGTGCTGCCGCTGGGCGCGGCCCTGGGGATCGATGTGGTCACCGCGCTGCTGGGTATCGCGCCGCTGCTGCGCTACGCGGTGCCGCAACCCCGCGTGACCCGGCTGGCCGGGGCGGGCGTCCTCTCGGACTTCCGGGCGGGCGTGAACGTGGTGTGGCGCGACGCGGGCCTGCGCCGCCTGTACCTGCTGCTGGGCGCGGTGGTGCTGGCCGTCATGCCGACCTTCACGCTGACGCCACTGCTGGTCAAGACCCACTTCGGCGGAGGGGCGGGGCAAGTGGCCCTCATGGAGGGCCTGTCGGGGGTAGGCATGATCGCGGGCGGCGTGCTCGTCGCGGCCCTGAATCCACGCCGTCCGGTGGTGACGATCCTCCTGTCGTTCGCCGCCTCGTGCCTGACGGTGGCCCTGACGGCCCTGGCGCCCGGGGATGCGTTCTGGCTGGCGGTCGTGTGGTGGGTCGTGAGCGGCGTGACGTTCTCGTTCGGGAACGCACCCATGACGGCGCTGCTTCAGCGTGTCATCCCGAACGAGTTGCAGGGCCGCGCGCTGTCCCTGCTGAACATGGTCATAGGGCTGGCCGGGCCGGTGGGGCTGGCGCTGGCGGCCCCGCTGGGCGAATGGATCGGCGTGCGGGGCGTGTTCATGGTGGGCGGCGTCCTGAGCGGCGCGGCGGCTCTGGCGGGTTTCCTGTCCCCGGCCCTGCGCCGCCTGGACGCGCCGGTCGGTCCCCCATCCGGCGAGGCGTCCCGGGCCAGGTAG
- a CDS encoding HpcH/HpaI aldolase/citrate lyase family protein produces MSTNVRSAGRPSGLARPRSLLFAPGNRADLIAKLPRSAPDAVVIDLEDAIPGTPEAKAAARPVARDAARDLIAAAPHLPVLLRVNAVHSPYFAEDLHVLTPELAGVVVPKLERADDVRQVVNALATSGLTLPILAGLETGAGVWHAHEILREDAVRWAYFGAEDYTTDLGGRRTPGGLEVLYARSQVALAARLTGVPALDIVVTALNDPARFREDAELGRALGYAGKLCIHPAQVALAHELFGATPAETERARALLAAAHDAATQGHGAFSFEGQMVDEPMLAAARAILAQDHAGLPHAGGTHE; encoded by the coding sequence ATGTCAACGAACGTTCGTTCGGCGGGCCGCCCGTCCGGGCTGGCGCGGCCCCGAAGCCTGCTGTTCGCGCCGGGGAACCGCGCCGACCTGATCGCCAAACTGCCCCGCAGCGCCCCCGACGCGGTGGTCATCGACCTAGAGGACGCCATTCCCGGTACGCCCGAGGCGAAGGCCGCCGCCCGCCCGGTCGCGCGCGACGCCGCGCGGGACCTGATCGCGGCCGCGCCGCACCTCCCGGTACTCCTGCGCGTGAACGCCGTCCACTCGCCGTACTTCGCCGAGGACCTGCACGTGCTGACGCCCGAACTGGCGGGGGTGGTCGTCCCGAAACTGGAACGCGCGGACGACGTGCGCCAGGTCGTGAACGCCCTGGCGACCTCCGGGCTGACCCTGCCGATCCTGGCGGGCCTGGAGACCGGCGCTGGCGTGTGGCACGCGCACGAGATCCTGCGCGAGGACGCCGTGCGCTGGGCGTACTTCGGCGCGGAGGACTACACCACGGACCTGGGCGGGCGGCGCACGCCCGGCGGGCTGGAGGTCCTGTACGCCCGCTCTCAGGTGGCGCTCGCCGCGCGGCTGACCGGCGTCCCCGCGCTGGACATCGTCGTCACCGCCCTGAACGACCCGGCACGCTTCCGCGAGGACGCGGAACTGGGCCGCGCACTGGGCTACGCCGGGAAGCTGTGCATCCACCCCGCGCAGGTCGCCCTGGCGCACGAGCTGTTCGGCGCGACGCCCGCCGAAACGGAGCGCGCCCGCGCCCTGCTCGCCGCCGCGCACGACGCCGCCACGCAGGGCCACGGCGCGTTCAGCTTCGAGGGTCAGATGGTGGACGAACCCATGCTGGCCGCCGCGCGCGCCATCCTGGCGCAGGATCACGCCGGACTCCCCCACGCCGGAGGCACCCATGAATGA
- a CDS encoding MaoC family dehydratase, which yields MNEDLNRPQGRYLEELTPGTVIRHRVTRTVTEADNVFFTTMTMNPQPLHLDHEYAAASEFGRPLVNSLLTLSLLVGLSVHELTLGTLVANLGLTDVVFPKPVFHGDTIHAESEVLEVRESRSRPDAGIVTVEHRALNQRGEVVARCKRTALMQRRPA from the coding sequence ATGAATGAGGATCTGAACCGCCCGCAGGGGCGGTACCTGGAGGAACTGACGCCCGGCACCGTGATCCGCCACCGCGTGACGCGCACGGTCACGGAGGCGGACAACGTGTTCTTCACGACCATGACGATGAACCCGCAGCCGCTGCATCTGGATCACGAGTACGCGGCCGCGTCCGAGTTCGGGCGGCCGCTGGTGAACAGCCTGCTGACCCTCAGCCTGCTGGTGGGCCTCAGCGTGCACGAGCTGACGCTGGGCACGCTGGTCGCGAACCTGGGCCTGACGGACGTGGTGTTCCCGAAGCCGGTGTTCCACGGCGATACCATCCACGCCGAGTCGGAGGTGCTGGAGGTCCGCGAGAGCCGCAGCCGCCCCGACGCGGGCATCGTGACCGTGGAGCACCGCGCGCTGAACCAGCGGGGTGAGGTCGTGGCGAGGTGCAAGCGGACGGCGCTGATGCAGCGGCGACCCGCCTGA
- a CDS encoding glycerate kinase type-2 family protein, whose protein sequence is MSARADDPGGLLLGAFLSALDTVSPARLLAPHLGGPRPDFILAVGKASVPMARAALDVHPGVPALVVTPHGTAPDPEAPTSEGWAGVDVIEAGHPVPDGGSIRAGHAALEALGALRAGQGALVLLSGGGSALLCAPRGVTLAQKQALTGELLRCGADVTEINTVRKHLSAVKGGQLAQVTRAQLRTLVLSDVVGDPLDMIASGPTVPDPTTFADALAVLDRYGLAAPEARAHFRSGAPDTPDTLPDAPATVIGGNRHLLDAARSYLTARGVRTLILGDTFTGEARALAAFHASLIRSVREHGTPTPRPVAFLSGGEATVTLGPDAGRGGRNLEFALALLTELGGTPAGLRGVHVLSAGSDGVDGSSDAAGAVLHPDSLDRARALGLDPRGYLRRHDAHPFFDALGDLLRTGPTGHNVGDVRAILIE, encoded by the coding sequence ATGAGCGCCCGCGCCGACGATCCGGGCGGCCTGCTGCTCGGCGCGTTCCTCAGCGCGCTCGACACCGTCTCCCCTGCCCGGCTGCTGGCGCCGCACCTGGGCGGGCCGCGCCCGGATTTCATCCTGGCAGTCGGGAAGGCCAGCGTGCCGATGGCCCGCGCGGCGCTGGACGTTCACCCGGGCGTTCCTGCGCTGGTGGTCACCCCGCACGGAACTGCCCCGGACCCTGAGGCTCCGACCAGTGAGGGGTGGGCGGGGGTGGATGTCATCGAGGCGGGCCACCCGGTGCCGGACGGCGGCAGTATCCGGGCGGGGCACGCGGCCCTGGAAGCGCTGGGGGCCCTGCGGGCCGGGCAGGGGGCGCTGGTGCTGCTGTCCGGCGGTGGGAGTGCGCTGCTGTGCGCGCCGCGCGGCGTGACCCTGGCGCAGAAGCAGGCGCTGACCGGTGAGTTGCTGCGTTGCGGAGCAGACGTCACGGAGATCAACACGGTCCGCAAGCACCTGTCGGCCGTGAAGGGCGGTCAGCTGGCGCAGGTCACCCGCGCGCAGTTGCGGACGCTGGTCCTGTCGGATGTGGTGGGCGACCCGCTGGACATGATCGCCAGCGGCCCCACCGTGCCCGACCCGACCACCTTCGCGGACGCGCTGGCCGTGCTGGACCGCTACGGGCTGGCCGCCCCGGAGGCCCGCGCGCACTTTCGCAGTGGCGCGCCGGACACGCCGGACACCCTGCCGGACGCGCCCGCCACGGTGATCGGCGGGAACCGCCACCTGCTGGACGCCGCGCGGTCGTACCTGACAGCCCGGGGCGTGCGCACACTGATCCTGGGGGACACCTTCACCGGCGAGGCCCGCGCACTCGCGGCGTTCCACGCGTCCCTGATCCGCAGCGTGCGGGAGCACGGCACGCCCACGCCGCGCCCCGTCGCGTTCCTGTCGGGCGGCGAGGCGACCGTCACGCTCGGCCCGGACGCGGGGCGGGGCGGGCGGAACCTGGAGTTCGCGCTGGCCCTCCTGACCGAGCTGGGTGGCACCCCGGCCGGGCTGCGCGGCGTGCACGTCCTGTCCGCCGGGAGTGACGGCGTGGACGGCAGCAGCGACGCGGCGGGCGCAGTCCTGCACCCGGACAGCCTGGACCGCGCCCGCGCGCTGGGTCTGGATCCGCGCGGGTACCTGCGCCGTCACGACGCGCACCCGTTCTTCGACGCGCTGGGTGACCTGCTGCGCACCGGACCGACCGGGCACAACGTCGGTGATGTCCGCGCCATACTGATCGAATGA